CATTGTAAAGTATGTCCTACGCCAACAAAATAGGACAAAACGAACGAGAAAACCCTCTGACTACTGTCGAGAGGGCTCACACATTTTCTAGTTCGCATGCCTGTTGGTAGCCTTTGCGCTCTCATATTCCCCCTGGTGATGGATACATGAAACATAGTGGTCGGATGAGATTCGCTCTAGCATAGGTACCATATTCCGGCAGTGGTCAACCTGATGGGGGCAGCGGACAAGGAAAGGACATCCTCTTTGGATTCCTTCATTCTGCACTTCCCCATCTACTATCAGCTCTTGCCTGTGTTTGAGAAAATGATTAAGATCGGATACCACGGCTACGAGTGCACGTGTGTAAGGGTGAGAGGGATGATACAGAATCTCATGAGTCGGTCCGATCTCGACGATATTCCCTTGATACATAACAGCTATCCGATCACACATGTAGGCAGCCGTCGACAGATCATGGGTAATAAACAGCATCGTCAGACCCATTTCTTCCTTCAATGATTTTAATAGCTGCAAAACGCCCATTCTGACCGACACATCCAACATGGAGGTCGGCTCATCAGCCGCAACGAACTTTGGTTTTAAAATGAGCGCTCGAGCGATTGCAATTCTTTGCCGCTGTCCCCCGCTTAGCTGATGCGGATATCGCTGCAAATAGCTTTCGGCAGGTCTTAACTCGATATGGTTGAGAATTTGAAGCACTTTCTCCCTCTTCTCTTCAAAGGTGCTCGCTTTTTTATGGGCATGGAGCGGCTCCATTAAGATTTCAAGAATAGTCATTCCTGGATTCAATGAATCGTACGGGTCTTGAAAAATCATTTGCATCTCTTGCCGAATTCCCCTCACTGCCCGTTCCCCTAATCGACACAAATCTTGCCCATCAAAAAGAATTTGACCGGATGATTCTTTTGTAAGCCGCATAATCATTCGAGCAGTCGTTGTTTTCCCGCACCCGCTCTCCCCGATGATCCCGAGAATCTCCCCCTTTTTAATAGAGAAATTCACATTGTTTACTGCATAGACCGTCGTCTTTTTGCTGCGAAAAAACGCTCCCTGCTTCTTTTCAAAGCGTTTGACCAGATGTTGCACCGTCACCAAATCATCATTGGATTGCGACTTTTGTGTGATTGCCATGTCTTACCCTCCTACAAAACAGGATACAAAATGCCCTTCATGCACTTCTCTTATTGGAGGTGACTCTACCTTGCATTTGTCTTGCACATGTTGGCATCTCGTATGAAATCTGCACCCTTTTGGCGGGTTAATGAGCAGCGGCACTGTCCCCGGAATCGAACGGCATTCTTTCTCGGGGTCATTCATATCGGGAGTGGCAGCGAGCAAACCTTGTGAGTACGGGTGCCTTGGGTTCGTAATCAATTGTTCCGTTGTCCCCCATTCCACAATCTTGCCCGCATACATAATGGCAATCCTTTCACAGATGGCTGTCACCATCGGCAGGTCGTGAGAGATAAGAATAATAGACAAGTCCATAGATCGTTGCAGATCTTTCAAAATCGCGATGACTTGCGCTTGGGTCAAAACATCCAGTCCGGTCGTCGATTCATCTGAGATGACGACCTGCGGATTACAGGCTAGCGCCATCGCTATGGCTACACGCTGTTTCATTCCTCCGCTGAATTCATGTGGGTACGACTTGCGCCTTTGCTTGGGAATCCCGACCATTTCCAATAGCTGCTCTGTTCGTCGAATCGCTTCCTCCATCGTCATTTTTTCGTGTAACAGAATCGCTTCCATAATTTGTTCCCCGACCGTAAATACAGGATTTAAGGCATTCATCGCGCTTTGAGGAATAACCGAAATTGATTTCCAGCGAAGCTTCTCGATCTGCTCTGCTGGCGCCTGCAACAAGTCGACTCCACCCAGCATGGCTTTCCCGCTCATGACCTTCCCCGGGTATTCGAGTAATCGCAGAATGGACTGAATCACGGTGGACTTCCCGCAGCCAGACTCTCCGATCAGTCCGAGCATTTCCCCCTTTTCCAGGTGAAAGCTGACATCCTCAACGGCTTCTACTACACCATTTGCCGTAAAAAAGTGTGTGTGCAAATTTTCGACGACGAGAACTTTATTCATGGCTAGTCACCCTTTCCGCAGCCGAGGATTAAAGATTTGTTCCAGTGAGTAGCCAGCAAAAGCAAACCCGATAACCAGCGCCGTAATTAACACACCTGGTGGCAAGATCCACCATAGCCATGCATCCGTCAGGAAAGCACTTCTGGCCTGTGCATAATACAGGGTCGTTCCCCAGCTTTTATTCAAAGGGTCGCCCAGCCCTAGGAAACTAAGGGAAGCTTCCAGCAAGATGGCGTTGCTCGCGGCCATGATGAATTGTGATAAGGCGATCGGTACGACTCCCGGCAAAATATGACGGAACATCACGGTAGAAACGCTGCTGCCAATTGATCGTGCAGCCTCCACGAACCCTTTCGTTTTTATCGTAAGGACCTGTGAGCGAACCACCCTAGCAGGAGATGCCCAGGTCAATACGGTAATGACGAAAATGAGATTCCAAAAGCTCGGACCGATAAACGCGGCGAGCAAAATCATCAAAGGCAAAAAAGGCACAACGAGTACCAAATCTACCAGTCTCATGAAAGCAGAATCGATTTTTCCCCCGAAGTATCCGGCAACGATCCCCACAAGAGAACCGAGCAAGATAGAAAACAACGCAGCTAAAATACCGATCGTCAATGAAATGCGCGAGCCGTACAGGAGCTCGCTAAAGATGTCTTGTCCAACGTCATTGGTTCCGAGTACATAATCTCCGCCTGGCGGAAGAAATGGCGCAGCTACACGTTCGTCTGGGTCAAAAGGTGCTAGGAGTGGTGCCGCTAGCGCAACAATTACAAACAAAAGTAGGATGATGATACCAATCGCCCCGAGTCGGCTAGATTGAAAAATGGTCCAGTACTGCAGCCATTTGCCTTTATCCATTGTTCCTTCCCACCTTTGGATCGAGAATCGGGTATAAGATGTCCGCTAGGAAGTTGGCGATGACTACGCTCAGTGTAATGATAAGAAAAGCAGCCTGTATCACCGGATAGTCCCTGCTTAAGACGGCCTCAAACATCAGCCTGCCGATGCCTGGGTAGGCAAACACGGTTTCAATCACCGTTGCCCCTCCAAAAATATTACCGAGACTGAGCATAAAAACCGTAGCTACCGGGAGTAACGCATTCCGCATCGCATGACGGTATTTGATCATTTTTTCTTTTACGCCTTTGGCTCTGGCCATCATAATGTAGTCCTCGCCCAGCACGTTCAGCATCGAATAGCGCATCGTCATATAGGTTGTCGTAACGGTGATCAATACGAGTGTCACCAGAGGTAAAACGAGATGATGGGCAATGTCGGTAACGCGATCTAATCCAGTCAAATTGCTCCATGCCGTCTGCGCGCCAAAGATGGGAAACAACCCCCATTGTGCGGCAAAAATCGCTACCAGAATCATGCCCAGCCAGAAGGACGGCATCGCGCTTAAAAACATAAAAATCGTCAAGAGACTAACATCGCTTCTTTTCCCCCATTTCCAGGCAGATATCGTCCCAAAAATGACGCCTAACAAGGTAGAAATCACTAAGTTCAATCCAGTTAACAGCAGCGTCCACGGCAACCGCTCTGAAATCAACTCCGTTATCGGCATCTTTTGTTGGTAGGAATAGCCGAAATCCATCGTCGCCATATTTCCCAAATAGATGACGTATTGCTCCAAGAGTGATTTATTCAATCCGTGCGCCTCTAATATGGCCTCCTTCTCTTCCGTCGTCATGAGCATGATGTCTTCTCCCGCTATATACGCGAGGGGACTGCCTGGCATCAAACGAGGGAGGAGGAAGTTCAATGTCAGCATAATAAAAATAACGAAAATATATTGAGTGACCTTGCCTGTTAGAAATCGGGTCATGAGTACACCTCTTCTTTCGATAATCAACAGGAACAAATGGTTCCCCCGCAATAACCTTTAGGAGCATTACTGCAGAGGAAGCTGTCAACATGCTTACTGTTCGCTCTTCGTTTTTCTTCTGCTGAGCAAATACCATCCACCCGCTACGACAACGATAATAATGAGAATGGTCACGATCGAGGTCGTGCCTTTTCCCGTATTCGAATTCGCATTCGCCTGTGCTTCTGTGGATACAGATGTAGCACTTTCTGTAGCAGTAGCAGGCGTTGTGCTTGCAGGTGTTGCTGCTGGCTGTTCCGTTGTCACAGCCGCTTTTTCGCCATTGGAAACAAAGGAGAGCTTGTTGATGATGCCTTTCCCATCCTGGAATACCCACCCGTCGTATTTAGCGGGATTGTACGCACCAATTTCCTCAGCATAGTACAAGGGGACGATCGGATAATCTTTGGCTACCTGCTCTTGCATCTGATTGATAATCTGTTGGCGTTTTTCCGGTTCCAATGTGGCATCGAGCTGTTCAGCCAGCTTGTCAAACTCTGCACTTTTGAATCCGCCAATATTGGTTCCTCCTTTGCCAGCTAGATCGGAGTGGAACAAATCAATCAATCTGGCAGGGAACAGCTGCATCGTAGTCGACCAGCCAAACATCGTCATGTCATAATTCCGGCCTTTGGTGACATCATATTCGGGCCAGACAAGACTAATCACGGTATCGGGGTCCATCGGTCGAACTTTCATATCAATCCCGATCGTTTTTATCCATCCGGCAATGATTTCAGCAGAGCGTATGCTAGAAGGGTTGTTTGATTGGACTAGATTGACGAGTTCGAGCTTTTTGCCATCTGGCGCCTCTCGCAAGCCATCATTGTTCGTGTCTTTATAGCCTGCTTGTTCAAGAATGGATTTGGCTTGTTCAACATCGGTCTTATGTACGACTGCCTTGTTGTAAGAAGAAGTAGCTGGATGAATAAAGCCGGGACTTCCTTTTGTGCCAAAGCCGAGCAAAACCGTATCTACCAAGTATTGCGGGTCGATAGCAAGACTAATCGCTTGGCGAAATTTTTGATCGGACATCGGGAACTTTTCGGCGTTGAATTGGAGGAACGTTGTAGCAAAACCGGGGCCTCTTTCCACTTTAATTGACGGATTGCTTTCAAACTCTTTGACGAGTTCCGGTTGGACTCTGCGACTGATGACATCCAGCTGCCCGGCCGCGAGTGCTGTAAACATGGCGTTAGCTTCTGCGATGATGGGGATGACTAACGTATCGATTTCCGGTTTGCCTTTAAAGTACTGCGGGTTCGCTTTCAGCTTGTAGAATTGATCCTTTTTGTAATCCTCTAAAATGAAAGGACCGCTCCCCAAGGAATTGTTGAAGTTATCAGGATCCGTCACAGAGCTCCAAATATGTTTCGGGAGAATTGGCAAATCAGCGAGAGGTTGAATGAAGAAATCTGGTTCAGGCTTCTCAAGCTCCATGATTACGGTGGTTGGGTCGGGTGTTTGAATGCTTTTCACGAGTGCAGCTGGGG
This genomic stretch from Brevibacillus sp. DP1.3A harbors:
- a CDS encoding ABC transporter permease, with product MTRFLTGKVTQYIFVIFIMLTLNFLLPRLMPGSPLAYIAGEDIMLMTTEEKEAILEAHGLNKSLLEQYVIYLGNMATMDFGYSYQQKMPITELISERLPWTLLLTGLNLVISTLLGVIFGTISAWKWGKRSDVSLLTIFMFLSAMPSFWLGMILVAIFAAQWGLFPIFGAQTAWSNLTGLDRVTDIAHHLVLPLVTLVLITVTTTYMTMRYSMLNVLGEDYIMMARAKGVKEKMIKYRHAMRNALLPVATVFMLSLGNIFGGATVIETVFAYPGIGRLMFEAVLSRDYPVIQAAFLIITLSVVIANFLADILYPILDPKVGRNNG
- a CDS encoding ABC transporter ATP-binding protein; protein product: MAITQKSQSNDDLVTVQHLVKRFEKKQGAFFRSKKTTVYAVNNVNFSIKKGEILGIIGESGCGKTTTARMIMRLTKESSGQILFDGQDLCRLGERAVRGIRQEMQMIFQDPYDSLNPGMTILEILMEPLHAHKKASTFEEKREKVLQILNHIELRPAESYLQRYPHQLSGGQRQRIAIARALILKPKFVAADEPTSMLDVSVRMGVLQLLKSLKEEMGLTMLFITHDLSTAAYMCDRIAVMYQGNIVEIGPTHEILYHPSHPYTRALVAVVSDLNHFLKHRQELIVDGEVQNEGIQRGCPFLVRCPHQVDHCRNMVPMLERISSDHYVSCIHHQGEYESAKATNRHAN
- a CDS encoding ABC transporter substrate-binding protein, coding for MKHNRIGIIWLLIALVSALFAIPAGAENHREVKLGITQDERSLNLYTYNTGFPGLELVNLLYDPLFILDKSNNPIPWLVKEFTVSDDGKQYKMILHDQILWQDGKPLTSEDVKFTYEYLLKYKKSRFTTPAALVKSIQTPDPTTVIMELEKPEPDFFIQPLADLPILPKHIWSSVTDPDNFNNSLGSGPFILEDYKKDQFYKLKANPQYFKGKPEIDTLVIPIIAEANAMFTALAAGQLDVISRRVQPELVKEFESNPSIKVERGPGFATTFLQFNAEKFPMSDQKFRQAISLAIDPQYLVDTVLLGFGTKGSPGFIHPATSSYNKAVVHKTDVEQAKSILEQAGYKDTNNDGLREAPDGKKLELVNLVQSNNPSSIRSAEIIAGWIKTIGIDMKVRPMDPDTVISLVWPEYDVTKGRNYDMTMFGWSTTMQLFPARLIDLFHSDLAGKGGTNIGGFKSAEFDKLAEQLDATLEPEKRQQIINQMQEQVAKDYPIVPLYYAEEIGAYNPAKYDGWVFQDGKGIINKLSFVSNGEKAAVTTEQPAATPASTTPATATESATSVSTEAQANANSNTGKGTTSIVTILIIIVVVAGGWYLLSRRKTKSEQ
- a CDS encoding ABC transporter permease, which encodes MDKGKWLQYWTIFQSSRLGAIGIIILLLFVIVALAAPLLAPFDPDERVAAPFLPPGGDYVLGTNDVGQDIFSELLYGSRISLTIGILAALFSILLGSLVGIVAGYFGGKIDSAFMRLVDLVLVVPFLPLMILLAAFIGPSFWNLIFVITVLTWASPARVVRSQVLTIKTKGFVEAARSIGSSVSTVMFRHILPGVVPIALSQFIMAASNAILLEASLSFLGLGDPLNKSWGTTLYYAQARSAFLTDAWLWWILPPGVLITALVIGFAFAGYSLEQIFNPRLRKG
- a CDS encoding ABC transporter ATP-binding protein → MNKVLVVENLHTHFFTANGVVEAVEDVSFHLEKGEMLGLIGESGCGKSTVIQSILRLLEYPGKVMSGKAMLGGVDLLQAPAEQIEKLRWKSISVIPQSAMNALNPVFTVGEQIMEAILLHEKMTMEEAIRRTEQLLEMVGIPKQRRKSYPHEFSGGMKQRVAIAMALACNPQVVISDESTTGLDVLTQAQVIAILKDLQRSMDLSIILISHDLPMVTAICERIAIMYAGKIVEWGTTEQLITNPRHPYSQGLLAATPDMNDPEKECRSIPGTVPLLINPPKGCRFHTRCQHVQDKCKVESPPIREVHEGHFVSCFVGG